The genomic DNA GCGGCAGCAGGCTGTGGGTGGACACCGAGCCCGAATACACATCGCCGTAGGCGTTGTCGAGTTCGTCGATCAGGATCAGGCCCAGCGCCACCAGCCCGCCTTGGGCGAGCAGCAGGGCGGTGACCAGGCCTGTGCCCGGTTCCGCCACGCTCACCACCATCACGCCGAGCGCATAGCACCAGACGTTGGCCAGCGCATAGCCGATCCAGGTGCCGCTGAAGGCGCTGCCCAGGCCGCCCGCGCTGCGCTTGCCGTGGCGCGCGTAGTCGGCCACCAGCGGCAGCCATGAGACCGGCATGGCAATCACCAGGTCGAGCGCGCCGAACATGCCCATGCCGCCATCGCCCGGCCGGGCCCAGAAGGCGTCGAGGCCCTTGGCTTGCAGGCGGGTTGCGAACTGCCAGCTCAGCCAGAGCAGCGACAGCACCACCAGCGGCAGGCCGAAGCGGCTCACGAAGCGCCGCACCAGCTTGACCATGGAGCCGGCCAGAAGCGCCAGCAGCACCGCGCCCCAGAGCAGCGTGGTGAGGGCGCCGCCCAGCGGTCCGCCGAGCGCCAGGCCGAAGGCCTGCTGGCCGATCGCCTGCGTACCCTCGCGCATGATCACGAGCTCGAAGGTGGTCCAGCCCACCAGCTGCACGATGTTGAGCAGCACCGGCAGCCGCGCGAAGGCGCTGCCGTAGGTGGCGTGCATCAGCCCGGCGCTCGCCAGGCCGCTCTCG from Variovorax sp. V93 includes the following:
- a CDS encoding cytosine permease is translated as MAHDDEPSSANEALAPLPASQRAFGWHDHASLWFSLGVGLLVMQIGAYLVPAVGTRDAAIAIVLGSLLGAGLLAWTARLGCESGLASAGLMHATYGSAFARLPVLLNIVQLVGWTTFELVIMREGTQAIGQQAFGLALGGPLGGALTTLLWGAVLLALLAGSMVKLVRRFVSRFGLPLVVLSLLWLSWQFATRLQAKGLDAFWARPGDGGMGMFGALDLVIAMPVSWLPLVADYARHGKRSAGGLGSAFSGTWIGYALANVWCYALGVMVVSVAEPGTGLVTALLLAQGGLVALGLILIDELDNAYGDVYSGSVSTHSLLPRWSVRRWGLLLAALCTALALVLPMHTLEPFLLMLSSVFVPLYGVILGRLGTGQAVSSVGMRRVDLGAALIWIAGIAAYHALAGWAPQFGSALPTLAATFLLAWASRPKATPTTAGGASALAQSRG